Below is a window of Rhodoglobus vestalii DNA.
GATGCCGGAGTGCTTGTGGTCGGCGTTGTACCAGGGCACGTACCAAGCCATAAAGATGCGGGCTTGCTCGATGTCGGGGAGGGTGCCGGGGAGGGTGCCGGGGTAGTTCGGTCGATATTTCATCGTGCGGAACTCCGTCCCCGAGAACGGATTATCGTTGGAGACCCGCGGCCGGTTGTGGGTCTGAGTGATCTCCAGATCGGCGAGCAGATCCTTCAGGACGGTTGAGCGCATGGCGGGTCCGGAGTCGGCGTGCACGACCTTGGGCAGCCCCTCGCGGGCGAACGCGTCCTGAAACATCTCGACGGCGAGGTCGTCGACCTCGCGGTCCTCGACGCGCCAACCGACGAGTTTACGGGAGTAGATATCGATGATCGAGTACGCCTCGAATGCGCAACCACGCCACGGGGTGCGCAGGTCGGTGATGTCCCAGCTCCAGGCCTGCCCGGGCCGATTGGTTCTCAATGTCGCGGGCGATCCGTTGTGTGACTTCCGCGGGTTCGAGCTCGCTTATCCGCGAGGGATACGTGCGGTCTTTCTGCGGGACGGGGTCCGCGATCCGCAGGCGAGGGCTGCGACGGTAATGTCAGGTTGATCGGTCCGTATCGGGGTGCCGGCGGGCTCTTGTTCGCTCCTCGAGTGCAAGAGCCCGATAGCTTTTCGCAAAGCCTCGTTGGTCTGCTCAAGTTCACGCACCCGCACGTGCAGTCTCGTAACTTCAGCATCGCGTGCCGCACGCTCTCTGGCACGCTGCCTCACCACACTGTTGGACGCAACCCGGTAAATTGAGGGGACTCGCCGCGAG
It encodes the following:
- a CDS encoding DDE-type integrase/transposase/recombinase translates to MRTNRPGQAWSWDITDLRTPWRGCAFEAYSIIDIYSRKLVGWRVEDREVDDLAVEMFQDAFAREGLPKVVHADSGPAMRSTVLKDLLADLEITQTHNRPRVSNDNPFSGTEFRTMKYRPNYPGTLPGTLPDIEQARIFMAWYVPWYNADHKHSGIALFAPNEVHDGTWQLDNAHPKRKEPRNFSRSTGLSLLDLDSNQEPTG